The DNA sequence ATCGACACAAACATCTTGATCGAATCGATGTCGGAAGTGAGGTTGGTTAAAAGTTTTGACGGATTGGTCTTCAGGATATAGGAATAACTTTGCCTCGAAATTTTGTCGGAAAGGCGTGTACGTAAATCGCGGGCAACCCGTTCCGAAGCAAATGTTTGAACAATACTTTGCAGATAGGTGAAGAAAAAGATGACAAATGATGCCACCAGAAACTCCAGAACTACGGTCTTGAAATTGAAATTGCCTGCTGAAAATGAATCGATGGCTCTTGATATAATTTTGGGCAGTAGTAAATTGACTCCATTACTCAGGAGGGCAAAAACCACCAGAAAAGTGACCATTCCTCGATATGGCTTCAGTAAACTAAATACGTTTGGTTTTGATTCCTTTTTACCGGTTCCCGGTTTTTTTGACTTACTCATTCTAGGATTATACTTGAAAATACTGACTACAAAGAAACTCTAAAAGAGCCTAAAAGTTTAGATTAGTTGAAAGAAAATGCCACAAAGCCACTAAGGTTTAATGTGTGCGATATCTTAATCCGTCATTGCGAAGTAGCGAAGCGAAGTGAAGCAATCCGTTCAATAAAGATTGCTTCACTTCGTTCGCAATGATGTCCTTGTCCTTGCACTGATAATACAAAGTACTTTTTGTTAACTGCAATTTAAGTCTTATTTTTCTTTTTCCTCTTCTTTGCAGAAACGATTTGTCCAGGTCGGACGATGTGAGTGCATGTGTTCGCGAAATTGTTCGCGTTCTTCGGGAGTCATGTTTTCCCATTTTTCGTGCATGTGCCGTCTGCAATGGCCATGGTCATGTCTACGACCTTTGAATCCTCCCAACAGAAGGCGCGACAGAATAAGTAGCCCGATTGTTTGCCAGAATGTAATTTCAGGCAAATGGAAGAGTAACGGCATCAGCCAGTTCCATAAGTACATGGTGATAAACCCAAAAGCAAAAAAGGCAACCAGCATCAGGGGAATAAAGAGATACCATCTCTTTTTGAACATTGTTTTCATTTTCTATTTTTTTTAAGTTTAATAATTCTATTTTTTTTCGTTCTGTTTTCTTTTACCCCTCCAAACCTCCCCTAAATGGGCGGCTTAAAGTCCCCTTCAGTGATTTAGGGGTAAAACAGTACTACACTTACTAAAAGTTTAATAATTCGTCGTAAATAAGCTGAAGCCGTTCGCGCAAAACCAATACTGCATAACGCTTTCTCGAAATAAGAGTATTCACCGTTACCCCTGTTTGTTCCGAAATTTCCTTGAACGAAAGGCCTTTCAGCTCAGTCAATTCGAATACAAGACGTTGTTCCTCAGGAAGCTCTTCCAGCGCTTTTTCCAGTTCAATCCAAACCAGCGACCGCAAGTAATCATCTTCGGGTGAACTTCCATTGTCGAACATCAGATTGCGTAGTTCCCTGAACGAACCTTCATCATCGGTATCAGCAAAGAATTCAGGCATCGATTCGGTCTTTTTCTTGCGGTAAAGATCGGTAATCCGGTTGCGGGCCACGGTGAACAGCCACGCAGCCATTTGGTCGATTGGTTTCAGCAAGCGGTCGGCCTCGGCAAGTTGATAATACACTTCCTGAAGGATATCTTCAGCATCCTCGCTATTTCGCACACGCTTCCGGATAAAGCCCTGCAAACGGGCTCCATAGTTTTTGATGGTGTCAGCGATATGTTGTTTTTCCTTCACGTTAGTTTTTATCAGCGCCACCGATTGTTCGTCGATTGACAGCTCTAAAACCTCAATTCCACTCATATTGTTTGATTGAACGCCAACTGAATCTAAGTTGAAAACGACTGATCTGTATACCGATCGAATAATCATTCAAACCCAATTGTGCAGCTTATAATGAGATTGACGAATAAGGCTAAAGAATATTTTAAATGAAATGAATTTTTTAAGAACGAATATCAGCATGTCCGTCAGTTAAAACTGACGGCAAAGAATAGCGCGTTGAATAAGATTTATACAATTAATGAGGAGCGTATCCTTTGCCGTTTCGCTTTAGCGAACGGATTTAGGATGTTTTATACACTACCGGCTCACTAAATCTTTCAGTGTTTGCCTAAGGATGCCCACTTCCATTTCGAGTTCCTTAATGCGGGTTTGCAGGACATCGACTTCCGTCCGATCCATTTCTTTCGCGCAATCGGGTTCAGGGTAGGGTAGTTCGGCAGCTATTTCCCTGAAGAAATTGTATTGCAGGAATTCGGAGAGTTCGGCCAATCGCTGCACCTGTAGGGTAGGGCGTTTTAACATCCCCGCCACCGACGAATGGTTCATGTTTAACCCGCGCGACAGGTCGGTTGCGTTGATCCGTTTGCGCGCCATTTCGCGTTTAATCATGGAGAGTATCGGCAATTGTTCCATTTGGATTTGGTTTTAAAAGTAAAAAATCAAATGATATTCTAAAAATAGCATTTTTTACTTAAAATACATCATATATTATTCTTTATAAATAATATATGATGTTAATAGAATGAATATATGTTCTTAAATAATCAAATTAAATTCTAATATAGTTAAGATATTTTCTTTTAAAATAAAAATTGTGGTTTATAGAATAGATATTGATGTTTTTAGAACAAAAATTGGATCTTAGAGAAGGAGGGACGAATACTGAAAGTCTCTTTTTTAAAACCTTATTTAATCTGGTTACCTCAATAAAAAAGTCATATATTCTTTCTACTGAAGTTTTTTCTTAAAAATAAGGTTTTTAGAATATGCTGTTGTAGTGACGAATTTCATGTTTTTTGTTGTTGGCCTTCAGGCTCCAAACATAGTTGTTGGCGCTATTGAACTGTTGGAAAATCACTTTTCGTCTGATTTTGTTGTGCCTGTTGGCTTATTCATGAGTTTTTCAGCCATCATTCTACCATTCTGATAAAACAGAGGATCAAGTATAGCTGGATTATGAATAAGGAGCGAATCCGTATTAGAAACGTACTCCTCAAACTCAAAAACCTTTTTGTTCTTTACCTCAAAGTCGTATTGCCTCCCTGAATTCAGATCGAAAAATCTCCATTTACTGGTTATTTGTGCATATAAATTCGTCCAGGGGATTTCAATTGTACCCCAATAGGCCGGATGTGCATGGGCGCCATGGCTTTCAGGAAAGAAATGAGGCTTTTCGATTTGAATATCGTATGCTTTCTTTTGGATTTTCAGTTTGTTCAACACAAGCATTCCGTTAACCTGGTATTTATCTTTTAATTCGTTCAGGATTGTGGCATCTGGGTAAACATTCAGAACAAGGTCGTCAGCTATTTCCAGATTCGTATGCAATTCAAAATACAATTTTAGACCTTTCAAACAGTTTTCCTCGAAGATGGGGTCAATGGTTCCGGTGTTCGTTTTGGCAATCAATATTCCGTTTGAATTCGCATGGGTTAGCGAAGTGAGAATAGGGCTGCCTTTAATAGCTTCACCGGCATAACGATTGGTTTTGCACGAAAGAGCCAAAGCGAAAATGATCAGAAATAAGACTGTTTTCATAGCTAAATTAACAAGAGCAGGACCGTGATTTTTCACCCTAAACTTAGCGCTTTTCCGGATCATTCACTTCTGTTAATCAAATCTATTTGATTCAAGGTATAAGTATCTGCTGAATAATTGCAGATTCAAGTACTTCCATCAAGCTAAATTCATCAAAAAATTAAGTTTTCCTGAAATTTATGTTTGTCATTTAGATAAAACGAATACCTGTCTATCTTTGCCGCCCTGAAAAAAGGAAGAAAAGAATGCCATACGTAAACAATACAATGATTATTCGTCGGCAACTGGTTCGAAAAGTCGTCCGGCTTTTTAATGAAGGAAAACTAATTGAAGGGATAGACCGCATTCCATTGGAAATGTCGCCTCGCGAAATTCCGGCGCAACGTCGATGCTGCATTTATAAAGAACGTGCGGTGGTAAGGTATAAACTGATGCCCATTTTGGGGCTTGGTATTGAAGAAGAGCCTGATGAACTAACGCCTCTTTCGGAGTTCGCCCGGATGGCCATTGAGCGGAAAGAACCTTCGAAAAAAGTATTGACTGTGGTTGACGAAGCCTGTACCTCGTGTGTAAAAGTTAGCTACATCGTTACCAATATTTGCCGGGGCTGTGTGGCCAGCCCCTGTATCATGAATTGCCCTAAAAATGCTATACGGTTCAATGATTCCGGCACTGCTCAAATCAAGTCGGATAAATGCGTGAACTGTGGACTTTGCAAGGAAGCATGCCCGTATCATGCCATTGTTTATGTGCCTGTTCCGTGCGAGGAGGTTTGTCCGGTAAATGCCATTTCCAAAAATGAGCAGGGTATTGAATACATCGACGAAAGCAAATGTATTTACTGCGGACGCTGCCAAAATGCCTGCCCATTTGGTTCCATCTACGAAATATCAAATTTGGTTGATGTCCTGAAAAGCATTCAGCAGAAAGAAGAAACAATCGCTTTGGTCGCGCCGGCGCTGTTTGGTCAATACGATGTTCATCCGGCCAAAGTGATGAGCGCCATTAAGAAAATTGGCTTCAGTCGGGTTGTTGAAGTGGCACGTGGCGCTGAAATTACGACTCGCAATGAAGCTGAAGAGCTGGTTCACCGGTTAAGTGAAGGCGCTCCGTTTATGACCACATCGTGCTGCCCATCGTACGTGGAGTTAACCCGCAAGCATATTGAGGGCATAAAACCATTTGTTTCCGATACCGGTTCGCCCATGCATTACATTGCTGAAATGGTGAAAAAGCAAAATCCGGAGGCTAAAACCGTGTTTATCGGCCCATGTGTTGCCAAACGAAAAGAGGGAATTGACAATGAATTTGTCGATTTTGTATTGAGTTTTTCCGAACTTGATACAATACTTGAAGCAATGGATATTAAGCCTTCTGATTGTGAGGAAATTGTTCTTGACAAAATCGACAGCGAAGCCCGTGGTTTTGCGCTTTCAGGAGGAGTAATCGCAGCGATAAAAGCTCAAAATCTACAGATTGATATCAAAAGCTTATCAGTGGATGGACTGAACAAAAAAACGATCAATTTACTGAAGGCATTCTCGAAAGGAAAAGCCCCTGCCCAGTTTATCGAAGTAATGGCCTGCGAAGGTGGTTGCATTGCCGGACCGGTTAGTCACCTGAATGCCCAGAAAGGAAAGCGTAATTTTGAAAAGGGTTTGGAAATGATTACGGAAAAGAATTGAACCACATAAGCACATGGAACACACAAAAAAACAGGTAATGCATCGCATTACCTGTTTTTTATTCCCTTCCCCATTTGGGGAAGGGTTAGGGATGGGGCTATTATTTCATTTGCTCATTCCATCCCGAACGATCGGGTAGTGCAGGAGCATTCACTTTTTTAACTGGATTTTCCTGCAATTTTTTCAGCAATACTTCAACCGCTTTTTCAATGCAAGGGTCAACACCTTTTGCCAATTGTTCAGGCCGGTCAACGACCTCAATATCCGGAGAAACGCCGGTTCCTTCGATGATCCACTGTTCGTTTTCGTTGTAAATGCCAAATCGTGGAACAGCAATGTAACCGCCATCAACCAATCCGGCATTACCCGACATTCCAACTAATCCACCCCAGGTGCGGGTTCCAATCAAAGTCCCCAATCCGGTTTTTCTGAAATAATAAGGGAACGCATCGCCGCCCGACGACGAATAACCGTTGGTAAGCATCACTTTGGGACCATTGTGAGCCACTCCGGGAGTTTTCATCGGTGATAAACCATTACGCTGCCAATAGCTGAGCGTTTTACGGTTGAGCAGGTCGGTCATCACGTCGGGAATAAAACCACCGCCGTTGTATCGGTCGTCAATAATCAGCGCATCTTTTTCGTTGTATTCGTACATTCCGCGGAACAATTCACGGTTTCCATCAGTCGAAGTATTCGGAACATAGATGTAGCCGATTTTACCTCCCGAAAGTTTGTCAACCATGGCACGGCGTTCGTTTACCCAATTCAGTTGGAGTAATTCCAATTCACTGTCTATTGGTTTAATGGTCGATATTCTGGCTCCTGCATCATCAGCAATTGAATTTACTGTAATTTCAATGGGTTTTCCAACCGTATTTTCAAGCAATTCGTATGGATTCATGCTCACATTCAGCGCTGTTCCGTTAATTGCCAACAGGTAGTCGCCTTCTTTTACATTTACACCTTGTTCAGTAAGCGGCGAGCGGCGAGCTTCGTTCCAGTTTTCACCGGCATATATTTTGGCAATCCGGTATTTACCTGAAGCAGGATCAGCAACCAGTTCGGCGCCCAATAAGCCGGTATCAACCCGTTTGACCTTTTCAAAATCGCCCCAATCCACATACGAGTGGCCAGTGTTCGTCTCCGAAATGATTTCGCCCAAAATGTAATCCAGATCAGCGCGGTGGCTGACATAACTTACTAGCGGACTGTAGCGTTCTTTGATGCCTTTCCAATCGACACCGTGCATGTTGCTCACATAAAAATAGTCGCGGAAAATGCGCCATCCATCGGTATAAATCTGGGCCCATTCTTTCTTCGGATCAATTTTCATTACCATATCATTCAGGTTCAGTTTCCCTGCACCTGCTTTTTGTCCGGTAGTCAGTTTGGTAATCCCGAAGTCTTTTCCGGAGCGGTATATCATCATTTTGCCATCGGCGCTAACCACAGCCTGACTTACAGCATCCATAACTTCTTCATCCTTTTTATCATCGAGGGTATATTTATGCAACGCGCCTTCGCTGATGTAAAGGATTCCGCCATCAACAGCAGCCAAATTTCGATATTCGCCCGACTTTAATGGGAAAGCCGTAATTCTGGAATTAATTCCTTCGAAATCGATTTGGACACTTTTGGGCAAAGCAACGGCAGGTGTTTCTTCCTTTTTTTCTTTTTTTGCTTTTTTCGGTTCCACTACTGGCTCTGCAACTTCTTTTATCGGTTCAACATCGTTTTTATCTTTGAACAGTTTCGGACAATCAGCGCAAAGAGCTACCGCATAAATTTTTGCCGATTTGTTGTACACATAGTTAAACTCGAAACTGCTGAAATCGAGGTTGAAATCGCGGTCGGAAATAAAATAAATGTATTTGCCATCGGTTGAGAATGTTGGAGCGCCATCGTTGAAACGGTCGTCTGTCAATTGTTTGTTTTCGGCTTTGTCGAGGTTGTAGACCCACACAGCGCCTAATCCGTTTTCACCTTCTTTGTCGTAGGTAATCCATTTCGAATCGAATGAAAACGAGTAGGAATGAATTTCGTCGCGGTCGGCATGAGTGATTACAGTAGTTTTCCCGGTTTCAACATCAACCAGTTTCAACTGCAATGTACGGTCGAAATACAGCAGGTATTTGCTGTTTGGCGACCATTCCGAATCGTATTTCCAGGCCGACGAACCACTGGTCAATTGACGGGGAGTTGCCCCTTTTTTGTTTTCGAGCAGGTAAATTTCATATTCGCCGGTTGCATCCGAATAATACGAAATGTATTTTCCATCGGGCGACCAGCGTGGATAAATCTCACGAACACCTTGTGTTTTCGTCAGGTTGTATGTCGGGCCATTTTCAGCCGGAATCGAAAAAATGTCACCACGGGCAGAGATCAATGCGCGTTTACCGGTAGGCGATATTTCGTAAGCTTGTACAAAATCCTTTACGTTCTTGTAATACGGTAGGATATTGGGATTGTCGAAATGAATGTTGACAGTCACTTTTTCCTCTTTCCCGGTTTGCAGGTTCAGTTTGTAAAGGAATCCTCCGTTTTCATAAACCATCTGTCCGTTATCTCCTGAAGGCCACATGCAATCGAAATCGGCGTGCGAAGTCATTTGTTTCAGCGCCTTGGTTGCTGTGTTGTATTGATAAATATTCAGTTTCAGGTCGCGGTCGGAAGCAAAATAGATGTTATCGCCAAACCAGGCAGGAATCTGGTCGGTTCCTTTAAAATCGGTAATTTGTTCCGATGTATTTTTGTCCAGATCGTAAATCCATAAATCGGATGCGCGGCCACCTTTGTAGCGTTTCCAGGTGCGGAATTCCCGGTCGATCGGGGTGAAACATAGCTTTTTGTTGTCGGGTGACAACGCGGCAAATCCACCATTTACTATAGGCAATGGCTTTTCCAAACCACCATCCAGACTTACCCAGAAGTATTTTCCGTTGCGCTCGCCAAACTCGGTACGGTTGGCCCGAATCAGAATGTTTTTACTGTCTGATGTCCAGTCCAGAGGTATATCGTCGAAACCACCGCGCGGTGGCATTACGCCTACCGAATTGTAAAACGTAAGCTGACGTGGTGTTCCTCCATTCGAAGGCATTACATAAATTTGGCGACTTCCGGAGTATTCACCCGAAAATGCGATCCATTTGCCATCAGGAGAAATCTTTGGAAAAATTTCCATTCCTTCATGTGAGGTCAGTCGGCGCGCATCGCCACCATCGGCATCAACTGTCCAAATATCACCGGCATACACAAAAGCAATCAGGTCTTTATTGATATCGGGATAGCGCATCAATCGGACGTCGTTTTGCGCATTTGTTTTCTGAACAAAACTGAGCCACACCAGAGCCAAAGCCAGTGCTTTGAATAAACTTTTTAGCATATTATCTTGATTTTAGTAAAAATTGTTTTTGTGAGAATAGGTTGCAATGTTGCGCCCGAAATTACAAATAAGGAGATGAAACAGATATGAGAAATTGCAGAATTATGAAACAGACAATTTTTAAGATTCATTAAACTTGGCGATTTCTTCGTGTTCTTTGTGGTTAAATCCATTTATATTTGCCACAAACTTTGAAATAAATGACCAATCATAAAATAGTTGTTGCTATCGACGGACATTCCTCTTGTGGAAAAAGTACAATTGCCAAAGCGGTAGCTGCCAGATTTGGATACATCTTTATTGACAGCGGAGCCATGTATCGCGCAGTTACACTGTTTGCCCTCCGGAAACAGTTAATCTCTGAAGGTTTGGTAAAAGTGCAGGAACTAATTGACTTACTACCGACAATCCAAATCGATTTTCGTTACAACGCTGAAAAGCAAAAGAGTGACACTTTTCTGAATGGCGAAAATGTAGAAGATGAAATCAGGCAATTGCCAGTATCTCAGAATGTAAGTCCGGTGGCAGCCATTGCCGAAGTCCGTGCTGCCATGGTCCGGTTACAGCAGGAAATGGGCAAGGATAAAGGAATTGTGATGGATGGCCGTGACATTGGAACTGTAGTTTTTCCTGATGCAGAATTGAAACTTTTTGTTACAGCATCGGCTGAAATACGCGCCCAGCGACGTTTTGATGAATTGACGGCTAAAGGAGAAACGGTTTCTTATGAAGAAATTCTGCAAAATGTTCAGGAACGTGACCACATCGACTCGACACGTGAAGCCAGCCCGCTACGAAAAGCTGACGATGCACTGGTATTGGATAATAGTTACTTGACACGGGAGGAACAATTGGATTGGGTGATTGAAAAGGTGAAAGAACGGTTGGGTTGGTAGAAACAGGGCATGCCTTGACCCTGCAAAAAATAGAAATACAGAATAACGAATGATCGTTGAAATTGATAAAAAATCCGGATTTTGTTTTGGTGTACTGAATGCCATCGGGAAAGCAGAGGAATCGCTGAAAAGCGAAGACATGCTGTATTCTCTTGGTCATATCGTTCACAACGAACTGGAGGTAAAACGGCTTCAGGAGATGGGTTTAAAAACGATCAATCACGACGAATTCTTCCAGCTCAAAGATTGCAAAGTATTAATCCGTGCTCACGGTGAGCCACCATCGACCTACGAATATGCCCGGTTAAACAACATTACGCTCATCGATGCCTCTTGCCCCGTTGTTTTGAAACTTCAGCAAAGGGTTAAAAAAGCCAGTGAAGCCATGAACGAATCAGACGGTCAGGTGGTTATTTTTGGTCATCGGGGGCATGCCGAAGTTACTGGGTTAGTTGGGCAAACCGAAGAAAAGGCTATTCTCATTGAAAATCCTGAAGACTATCACCAAATCGATTTGTTACGTCCACTGGTCGTTTTTTCACAGACAACCAAATCTGTTGATGATTTCAAGAAACTAAACGAAAATATTAAGAATCACGCACAAACCAATAGCGTGGAATTTCACGATACCATTTGCCGCCAGGTATCCAACCGCGTTCCTCATTTGCAGGATTTTGCTTCCAGATTCGAGCTGATTATATTTGTTGGCGGACGTCACAGCTCGAATGCTCATGTGCTTTTTGATGTCTGCAAAAAGCAAAACGAACGCAGTTATTTTGTTTCGTCTGCGGATGATTTGCAGGCGAATTGGTTTTCAGGAGTGAGTAGGGTAGGAGTTTGTGGAGCGACTTCAACGCCTCAATGGTTGATGGAAAAGGTGGCCGGGAAGCTCAAACAGTTTTAAGTCTTCATTAACGTTAGCGCACTATTTAACTTACTTCAGCTTTTATTCCAAATACTTCAATTACCTTTAATCTGATTTTTTCATCAGCTAAATGATATGAATATGACAGTTAGAGATAATAGCATAGAGCCAAGTCAAAAAAGAAAGAAACTGCAGAAAATCGGTGTTTTTACTTCAGGTGGCGACGCTCCGGGTATGAATGCTGCTGTTCGTGCAGTTACTCGTGCAGCTTTAGCCAATAAATTAAAAGTAGTAGGTATCCGCCGCGGATATCAGGGAATGATTGAAGGCGATTTTATTCCGTTGAAATCTAACGATGTTAGTGGAATTCTGCAATTGGGAGGTACCATGCTGAAAACAGCCCGCAGTGCAGAGTTCAGAACACCAGAAGGTCGCGAAAAAGCCTATAAGCAGTTAAAGAAAGCCGAAATTGATGCAGTGGTTGTTATCGGCGGCGACGGCTCGTTTACCGGGGCATTGGTTATGTCTCAGGAATATGATTTCCCGTTTATTGGAATCCCTGGAACCATTGACAATGATATTTACGGTACCGATTATACTATCGGTTACGATACTGCTTTGAATACTGTAGTTCAGGCAGTTGATAAAATTAAAGATACAGCCCGTTCACATGGTCGGATTTTCTTTGTCGAAGTGATGGGTCGTGAGGCTGGTTTGCTGGCATTGAACAGCGGTATTGCCTGCGGGGCTGAAGTGATCCTGATTCCAGAAGCGAAAGGCGACCACGATCAGTTAAACAAATTTCTGGAGAAAGGTTATAAAAGTAAAGAAACCAGCGGTATAATCATGGTTGCAGAAGGTGATGAAGCCGGAGGTGCAATTCAAATAGCAGAACGGGTTCGTAAAGAGCATCCGGACCTGGATGTACGAGTCTCTATTTTGGGACACATCCAGCGTGGTGGAAGTCCAACAGCAAAGGATCGGGTAAATGCCACTAAGATGGGTGTTGCTGCTGTTGATGCGTTACTTGACGACCAGAAAAGTATAATGATTGGACTCGATAACGAGAAAATCGTTCATGTACCTTTCAATAAAGCGGTGAAACTAAATCACAGCATTGATACCAATTTGATGGATATTCAGAAACTTTTGAATACATAAGTGCCTAAAGTTAATTCCGATAAGCAACAACTTTAGGCACTTCGAACTCTAAGTACTTTAGGCACTTTTAATTTATCCCTTCAATCTTGAAGTAGGCAATCAGTTTTTTTAGATTTTCGGCCTGTTTTGAAATGTTTTTTGAGCTGATTGAAAGTTCAAATGAGGATCCCGCATTTTGCTGAGTAACCTTATTTAATTGCTGAATTCCAGCATTTATTTCTTCGGAGCTTGTTTTTTGTTCGAGGCTGGAATCTGCGATTTGTTTAACCAGAATTGCTGTTTGCTCAATATCCGGAATAATTTCAAACAGAATGTTTCCAGTTTCCCGGGCATGAAATAAACCCTGATTGGATAACTCATCGATTTCTTTTGCTGCAAGCTGAGATTTTTCAGCTAATTTCTTGATTTCGGCTGCAACTACTGCAAATCCTTTTCCCTGCATGCCATAGCGCGATGCTTCGATTGAAGCATTGATCGCCAATAGGTTTGTTTGTTTTGCGATTTCGCCGACAATCGAAATTTTTTCCACAATGTTGTTCATCGATTGGATTAATGCCCTGGTCGATTCATTTCCTATTTGAATTCCTTTTGCAGCCTGCAAGGCAATTTTTTCGGTTTCCTGTGCATTTTGGGTGTTTTGTTGAATCCGGCTCAATACAAGTTCCATTGATGTCGAAATCTCTTCGGCAGATGACGCCTGATTGTTTGCACCATCAGCAAGCTTTACCGACGCATTAAGCAAATCCATACTGCTTTCAGCAATGGTGTCGGAGCTTTGTATAATTTCACTTATTATTTTGGTGAGCTTCGATGCCATTATCGATAATGATTCGGCCAAATCACCAATTTCATCGTTTTGTTTTATAGTCAGTTGTGTGTTTAGGTCGCCAGCTGAAATTGATTTTGCAAACTCAACACCCTTTACTATTGGGGTACTAATTTTTACCGCAATAAAGTAGATAATGAGATATAAGAAAAATAGCCCAAGTACGCCTGCAATAATGGTTTTAATTAAAACTTCACGAGCTTCACTCAAAATAACTTTTGTTGGCACTTCAATGCCAATAATCCAATTGGTATCCTTATTGCCAATCATAATGGGTTCGAAAGAAACAAAATACTCCTTTCCGGAAATTGAGTTTTTGTAGGTGAATGATTTGTTGGAGCTCAAATTATTAACCAAAGTCTCGTTTTTAAATATCACTGAATCTTTACCAAGTGAGCTGATAAAATTCTTTCCGGTGAGCGTCGTATTGGTGTGTGCAACAATGATTTTGTTCTCAGAAATCATATAGGATATCGCTTCTTCGTAAGGCTTTACGCTGGCGATTAGCTGATTCATGTGTGAAAGAGAGATGTCAATTCCAATCATGCCTTCAAACTGCCCGGCTTCATTCTGAATTGGAGTAAGCAAACTGGTCATCATAATTCCCTTCATTTCTTTGGTTGCCTGATCGTAATATGGATTGACAATTGTTTCTTTATTCAATTTGCGAACCTGATAATATGTGCCTGTCAGTTCCTGATTGGTGGTATCCTCTATTGCTTTTTGATTTATGATTTTACCTCCTTCGCGGAAAAAACCATTGTAGAATCGACCATTTTTCTTTTTGTAGTTCTTGTTAAGAGCTTTTAATTCCCAATAAACTCCAACTGATAAATATTCAGGATTTTTTTCAATATTACTGGATAATAAACCATCAAAAAAAACGTCACGGTTAGGCACGTTCAGCTTTTTGTAGTTTTCGAAAGCATTTTTCAAAGTTCTGGCAGATTCCATCATCACACTTAATTCTTTCGAAATCTTGTCTCCATATTCCCGTGTCGAACTTTTTACAATCTCAACAGAGTTACGATACGTGATTTCTTTTAACCGATAACTAATATACCCGATTGTTATACAGTAAATTATGGTTGCAACGCTGAGAATATAAACATTCAGCTTCAGTTTCAGGCTAAATCGACCCCGGCTCATAAAATTGGAAATTAAGATTGAATTGATGGCTTATTTTGGACCGATGAATATGACCGATCGTGAACTTTGACTAAGTTAGAATTATTATTTCAAATTCAAAAAATGCATCGTAAGTTCCCTTTCCGAGATACTCGGAATTATCAATTGTATTCGATAGTTCAGTTTAAATTTCGGTAACAAACTTTCACACGAATATTCGAATCCAAAATCTTTTTCGGTATTTTGCACCTATGATTGTTGAACAGCTTTTTGCCGATGTTATTTTGCCGTTGCCACTTGATTACCACTTCACTTATCGGGTGCCTTCGGCTTTCCAGTTTCGTATAAAAATCGGAG is a window from the Aquipluma nitroreducens genome containing:
- the cmk gene encoding (d)CMP kinase; the encoded protein is MTNHKIVVAIDGHSSCGKSTIAKAVAARFGYIFIDSGAMYRAVTLFALRKQLISEGLVKVQELIDLLPTIQIDFRYNAEKQKSDTFLNGENVEDEIRQLPVSQNVSPVAAIAEVRAAMVRLQQEMGKDKGIVMDGRDIGTVVFPDAELKLFVTASAEIRAQRRFDELTAKGETVSYEEILQNVQERDHIDSTREASPLRKADDALVLDNSYLTREEQLDWVIEKVKERLGW
- the pfkA gene encoding 6-phosphofructokinase — protein: MTVRDNSIEPSQKRKKLQKIGVFTSGGDAPGMNAAVRAVTRAALANKLKVVGIRRGYQGMIEGDFIPLKSNDVSGILQLGGTMLKTARSAEFRTPEGREKAYKQLKKAEIDAVVVIGGDGSFTGALVMSQEYDFPFIGIPGTIDNDIYGTDYTIGYDTALNTVVQAVDKIKDTARSHGRIFFVEVMGREAGLLALNSGIACGAEVILIPEAKGDHDQLNKFLEKGYKSKETSGIIMVAEGDEAGGAIQIAERVRKEHPDLDVRVSILGHIQRGGSPTAKDRVNATKMGVAAVDALLDDQKSIMIGLDNEKIVHVPFNKAVKLNHSIDTNLMDIQKLLNT
- a CDS encoding methyl-accepting chemotaxis protein → MSRGRFSLKLKLNVYILSVATIIYCITIGYISYRLKEITYRNSVEIVKSSTREYGDKISKELSVMMESARTLKNAFENYKKLNVPNRDVFFDGLLSSNIEKNPEYLSVGVYWELKALNKNYKKKNGRFYNGFFREGGKIINQKAIEDTTNQELTGTYYQVRKLNKETIVNPYYDQATKEMKGIMMTSLLTPIQNEAGQFEGMIGIDISLSHMNQLIASVKPYEEAISYMISENKIIVAHTNTTLTGKNFISSLGKDSVIFKNETLVNNLSSNKSFTYKNSISGKEYFVSFEPIMIGNKDTNWIIGIEVPTKVILSEAREVLIKTIIAGVLGLFFLYLIIYFIAVKISTPIVKGVEFAKSISAGDLNTQLTIKQNDEIGDLAESLSIMASKLTKIISEIIQSSDTIAESSMDLLNASVKLADGANNQASSAEEISTSMELVLSRIQQNTQNAQETEKIALQAAKGIQIGNESTRALIQSMNNIVEKISIVGEIAKQTNLLAINASIEASRYGMQGKGFAVVAAEIKKLAEKSQLAAKEIDELSNQGLFHARETGNILFEIIPDIEQTAILVKQIADSSLEQKTSSEEINAGIQQLNKVTQQNAGSSFELSISSKNISKQAENLKKLIAYFKIEGIN
- a CDS encoding 4-hydroxy-3-methylbut-2-enyl diphosphate reductase — protein: MIVEIDKKSGFCFGVLNAIGKAEESLKSEDMLYSLGHIVHNELEVKRLQEMGLKTINHDEFFQLKDCKVLIRAHGEPPSTYEYARLNNITLIDASCPVVLKLQQRVKKASEAMNESDGQVVIFGHRGHAEVTGLVGQTEEKAILIENPEDYHQIDLLRPLVVFSQTTKSVDDFKKLNENIKNHAQTNSVEFHDTICRQVSNRVPHLQDFASRFELIIFVGGRHSSNAHVLFDVCKKQNERSYFVSSADDLQANWFSGVSRVGVCGATSTPQWLMEKVAGKLKQF